The Micromonospora krabiensis genome window below encodes:
- a CDS encoding L-aspartate oxidase, whose protein sequence is MDLPTVDLPALPSLLAAPAPGWVETTDVIVVGSGVAGLTAALHLREAGLHVTVVTKVNIDDGSTRWAQGGIAAVLDPVDTPAAHASDTEIAGVGLCDPEAVRVLVEEGPTRLRELMRLGAEFDRNPDGSLMLTREGGHRADRIVHAGGDATGAEVQRALHEAVHRDPWIRLIEHALVLDLLRAPGDGPGGLGPACGLTLHVLGEGSEDGVGALLARAVVLATGGMGQVFAATTNPAVSTGDGVALAMRAGAAVTDVEFVQFHPTALIVPERARVPGVAHAQQPLVSEALRGEGAHLVDADGKRFMVGQHELAELAPRDVVAKGIHRVLLATGADHVYLDARHLGGSFLAGRFPTIVASCLAIGVDPATDLIPVAPAAHYASGGVRTDLYGRTSIPGLYACGEVACTGVHGANRLASNSLLEGLVFSRRIAEDIAAGLPEQARPAETGAWVGGSGWVVPADGVPALQRAMTRGAGVLRSAATLAATAGVLTELGTGRGRPRMADWEATNLLTVASTLVAAAYARQETRGCHWREDHPTADDRWLGHLVEAVGAHDRLTQQWEGKP, encoded by the coding sequence ATGGACCTACCGACCGTCGACCTGCCGGCCCTGCCCAGTCTGCTGGCCGCGCCCGCGCCCGGTTGGGTGGAGACCACCGACGTGATCGTGGTCGGCTCCGGCGTGGCCGGGCTCACCGCGGCGCTGCACCTGCGCGAGGCGGGCCTGCACGTCACCGTCGTCACCAAGGTCAACATCGATGACGGCTCGACCCGGTGGGCGCAGGGCGGCATCGCCGCGGTGCTCGACCCGGTGGACACGCCGGCGGCGCACGCGTCGGACACCGAGATCGCGGGCGTGGGGCTCTGCGACCCGGAGGCGGTCCGCGTGCTGGTGGAGGAGGGGCCGACCCGGCTGCGCGAGCTGATGCGGCTCGGCGCCGAGTTCGACCGCAACCCGGACGGCTCGCTGATGCTCACCCGCGAGGGCGGCCACCGGGCGGACCGGATCGTGCACGCCGGCGGGGACGCGACCGGGGCCGAGGTGCAGCGTGCGCTGCACGAGGCCGTCCACCGCGACCCGTGGATCCGGCTGATCGAGCACGCCCTGGTGCTGGACCTGCTGCGCGCCCCCGGTGACGGTCCGGGCGGGCTCGGCCCGGCCTGCGGGCTCACGCTGCACGTGCTCGGCGAGGGCAGCGAGGACGGCGTCGGCGCGCTGCTGGCGCGGGCGGTCGTGCTGGCCACCGGCGGCATGGGTCAGGTCTTCGCCGCCACCACCAACCCCGCCGTCTCCACCGGCGACGGGGTGGCGCTGGCGATGCGGGCCGGCGCGGCGGTGACCGACGTGGAGTTCGTCCAGTTCCACCCGACCGCGCTGATCGTGCCGGAACGCGCCCGGGTGCCCGGCGTGGCTCACGCGCAGCAGCCGCTGGTGTCCGAGGCGCTGCGCGGGGAGGGCGCCCACCTGGTGGACGCCGACGGCAAGCGGTTCATGGTCGGCCAGCACGAGCTCGCCGAGCTGGCGCCCCGGGACGTGGTGGCCAAGGGCATCCACCGGGTGCTGCTCGCGACCGGCGCGGACCACGTCTACCTCGACGCCCGGCACCTCGGCGGGAGCTTCCTGGCCGGGCGCTTCCCGACCATCGTGGCGTCCTGCCTGGCCATCGGGGTCGACCCGGCCACGGACCTGATCCCGGTGGCGCCGGCCGCTCACTACGCGTCCGGCGGTGTCCGCACCGACCTGTACGGCCGTACGTCGATCCCCGGCCTGTACGCCTGCGGCGAGGTCGCCTGCACGGGCGTGCACGGCGCCAACCGTCTGGCCAGCAACTCCCTGCTGGAGGGGCTGGTCTTCTCCCGCCGGATCGCCGAGGACATCGCCGCCGGCCTGCCCGAGCAGGCCCGCCCGGCGGAGACCGGCGCCTGGGTCGGTGGCAGTGGTTGGGTCGTGCCCGCGGACGGCGTACCGGCGCTGCAACGGGCGATGACCCGGGGTGCCGGGGTGCTGCGGTCGGCGGCGACGCTCGCCGCGACGGCCGGCGTGCTGACTGAGCTGGGCACCGGTCGGGGCCGCCCCCGGATGGCGGACTGGGAGGCGACGAACCTGCTCACCGTGGCGTCGACGCTGGTCGCCGCCGCGTACGCCCGCCAGGAGACCCGCGGGTGCCACTGGCGGGAGGACCACCCGACGGCCGACGACCGGTGGCTGGGCCACCTCGTGGAGGCGGTCGGCGCACACGACCGGTTGACGCAGCAGTGGGAGGGAAAGCCGTGA
- the nadC gene encoding carboxylating nicotinate-nucleotide diphosphorylase, translated as MRESTEQALRAGGLDPADVRAVVANALTEDLGPDFLDVTSVATIPAEQTDTADLVARADGVVAGLAVAAAVFELVGEMTGTERTVEVSLVAADGERVARGDVLATVTGPTRLLLTAERTALNLLCRMSGVATHTRAWADALSGTKAMVLDTRKTTPGLRALEKYAVRTGGGTNKRLGLYDVAMIKDNHKLAAGGITAAYRRVRQAFPAVPVQVEVTTVAEAVEAVEAGADFLLCDNMAPEELVEVVAAVGDRAELEATGGLTLAVAARYAATGVDYLSVGALTHSSPILDIALDLRTE; from the coding sequence GTGAGGGAGTCGACGGAGCAGGCGTTGCGGGCGGGTGGCCTCGACCCGGCCGACGTACGCGCGGTGGTCGCCAACGCGCTGACCGAGGACCTGGGCCCGGACTTCCTCGACGTCACCAGCGTCGCCACCATCCCGGCCGAGCAGACGGACACCGCCGACCTGGTGGCCCGCGCCGACGGTGTGGTGGCCGGGCTGGCCGTGGCCGCCGCGGTCTTCGAGCTGGTGGGCGAGATGACCGGCACGGAACGTACGGTCGAGGTGTCGTTGGTGGCCGCCGACGGCGAGCGGGTGGCCCGCGGTGACGTGCTGGCGACGGTGACCGGGCCGACCCGGCTGCTGCTCACCGCCGAGCGGACGGCGCTGAACCTGCTGTGCCGCATGTCCGGGGTGGCGACGCACACCCGGGCGTGGGCCGACGCGCTCTCCGGCACGAAGGCGATGGTGCTGGACACCCGGAAGACGACGCCCGGCCTGCGGGCGCTGGAGAAGTACGCGGTGCGCACCGGCGGCGGCACCAACAAGCGGCTCGGCCTCTACGACGTCGCGATGATCAAGGACAACCACAAGCTCGCCGCGGGCGGCATCACCGCGGCGTACCGGCGGGTGCGGCAGGCGTTCCCGGCGGTGCCGGTGCAGGTCGAGGTGACCACCGTCGCCGAGGCGGTGGAGGCGGTGGAGGCCGGTGCGGACTTCCTGCTCTGCGACAACATGGCGCCGGAGGAGCTGGTCGAGGTGGTGGCCGCGGTGGGGGACCGGGCCGAGCTGGAGGCGACCGGTGGGCTGACCCTGGCGGTGGCCGCCCGGTACGCGGCGACCGGCGTCGACTACCTGTCGGTGGGCGCGCTGACCCACTCGTCGCCCATCCTCGACATCGCGCTGGACCTGCGTACCGAGTAG